The following are encoded in a window of Armatimonas rosea genomic DNA:
- a CDS encoding phosphodiester glycosidase family protein, with product MAKKTGAKKQRWWVGVSVGVVVFVAGAIAKARFVGDLHFRSGEAVDAPHPEATWPWPAATKETLWPGVTHWHQISSRDATRLELFEFDLAANPKLRLEIYDQDEDDDTPFDNKAKIYERGVAQVVSHLEQKGRGTVLLACNGLYYGYDSSGPRGTAWHVSPVVLGGKSHYTNGENHRWTFGVRNTESGPVFTHLRRPDTATIERTFDFSSGAAHCLVLEGKPYGLAPLPKKPGLQADGKPYTELGKNFEWMRTSRISLGWTKDSKRLYLLLVKEPDEEAISNWAVEYGIPLGGGWTFTDLQNFWLKLGVWGAINSDGGNVDQLTYRQADGNYFLIPPMGVFAVPQTYSPSFSGAPHAGSLMYWVIREQK from the coding sequence ATGGCAAAGAAAACTGGGGCGAAGAAACAACGCTGGTGGGTGGGGGTGAGTGTCGGGGTGGTGGTCTTTGTGGCGGGAGCGATCGCCAAGGCGCGCTTTGTGGGCGACCTGCACTTTCGCTCTGGCGAGGCGGTGGATGCGCCGCACCCTGAGGCGACCTGGCCGTGGCCCGCTGCTACCAAAGAGACCCTCTGGCCCGGTGTCACCCACTGGCACCAGATCTCGTCGCGCGATGCCACACGCCTGGAGCTCTTTGAGTTCGACTTGGCGGCCAATCCCAAGCTCCGTCTGGAGATCTACGACCAGGACGAAGACGATGACACTCCCTTTGACAACAAGGCCAAGATCTACGAGCGGGGCGTGGCGCAGGTGGTCTCGCACTTGGAGCAGAAGGGGCGGGGGACGGTCCTGCTGGCCTGCAATGGGCTCTACTACGGCTACGATAGCAGCGGGCCGCGCGGGACGGCGTGGCATGTCTCGCCGGTGGTGCTCGGGGGGAAGTCGCACTACACCAATGGGGAGAACCACCGCTGGACCTTTGGGGTGCGCAACACCGAGAGCGGGCCGGTCTTTACCCACCTGCGACGTCCCGACACGGCCACTATCGAGAGGACCTTTGATTTCTCATCTGGGGCGGCCCACTGCCTGGTGCTGGAGGGCAAGCCCTACGGTCTCGCGCCGCTCCCGAAAAAGCCTGGGCTCCAGGCCGATGGCAAGCCCTACACCGAGCTGGGCAAGAACTTTGAGTGGATGCGCACCAGCCGCATCTCACTGGGCTGGACAAAGGACTCCAAGCGCCTGTACTTGCTGCTTGTGAAAGAGCCCGATGAAGAGGCGATCAGCAACTGGGCGGTCGAGTACGGCATCCCGCTCGGCGGGGGCTGGACCTTCACCGATCTGCAGAACTTCTGGCTCAAGCTCGGGGTCTGGGGGGCGATCAATAGCGATGGCGGCAATGTCGATCAGCTCACCTACCGGCAGGCCGATGGCAACTACTTCCTGATCCCGCCGATGGGAGTCTTTGCCGTGCCCCAGACCTACTCCCCGAGCTTTTCGGGCGCGCCCCATGCGGGCTCTCTTATGTACTGGGTCATCCGCGAACAAAAATAG